One Rhodoferax ferrireducens T118 DNA segment encodes these proteins:
- a CDS encoding esterase/lipase family protein, whose product MATKQKTETPASANAPAPSAWLMALEFRAFWELGAVIPAWPFLRQAPTGDGHSVIVFPGLSASDASTLPMRSFLENLGHDVSGWNQGSNFGPRAGVLQAARRQVIDTCQVTGQKVSLVGWSLGGIYARELAKELPDCVRDVITLGTPFAGSHESTNAWHLYQLVSGRDIHGEVEQFDLPVAPPVPTTSIFSRTDGIVAWPASIQAPCKINRLTENIEVIASHVGLGLNPSAWWAVADRLAQAEGKWQPFAHKGGLHGLIFPNPAR is encoded by the coding sequence ATGGCAACCAAGCAAAAAACAGAGACTCCTGCAAGCGCCAACGCGCCGGCGCCTAGCGCCTGGCTCATGGCGTTGGAGTTCCGGGCTTTTTGGGAACTGGGGGCGGTCATTCCCGCCTGGCCTTTTTTGCGCCAGGCGCCAACCGGCGACGGCCACTCCGTGATTGTGTTTCCTGGCCTGTCAGCCAGTGACGCGTCCACCCTGCCGATGCGCAGCTTTCTTGAAAACCTGGGGCACGATGTTTCTGGCTGGAACCAGGGCTCCAACTTTGGTCCGCGCGCCGGTGTGCTGCAGGCCGCGCGGCGGCAAGTCATCGACACCTGTCAGGTCACGGGCCAAAAAGTCAGCCTGGTGGGCTGGAGTCTGGGCGGCATTTACGCCCGTGAACTGGCCAAAGAACTGCCCGACTGTGTGCGTGACGTCATCACGCTCGGCACACCGTTTGCCGGCTCACACGAAAGCACCAACGCCTGGCACTTGTACCAACTCGTCAGCGGGCGCGACATTCACGGCGAAGTTGAACAGTTTGACTTGCCGGTGGCGCCCCCGGTGCCAACCACCTCCATCTTTTCCCGCACCGATGGCATCGTCGCCTGGCCTGCCAGCATCCAGGCGCCTTGCAAGATCAATCGGCTGACTGAAAACATCGAAGTCATTGCCAGCCACGTCGGGCTTGGGCTCAACCCCAGCGCCTGGTGGGCCGTAGCCGATCGGCTCGCGCAAGCAGAAGGCAAGTGGCAGCCGTTCGCGCACAAGGGCGGCTTGCATGGGCTGATCTTCCCTAATCCAGCGCGCTGA
- a CDS encoding wax ester/triacylglycerol synthase family O-acyltransferase — protein sequence MKTLSGLDASFLYLETPEMPMHVGSFCLYELPADFKGTLRKALQTHIAQRLHLAGIFNHRLGFMPLDLGHPIWVAVEELDLDFHIRPVKGKILTLRQAEAVCAELHMQLMDRERPLWEFHVFEHIKRPDGSLCAGVYSKVHHAALDGKAGTVLTHAIMDISATPRDVPPPGKGRSDDAQHELKMGDMIGAVFSNSLAQYMKLIKAIPQTARALGSTLVKQSFSGTGQNRRPKSPLRLAPMTDFNVAVTRERSFGTVSLPFADCRAMAKAVGGSFNDIVLWLCATALRTYLSQHGGIPKKSLLAAMPISLREDGNQDLNTQASMTVVELGTQYANPMKRLKTIMSSTAKVKTAMLDLKGVLPTDYPSLLAPWIVGGIAKAAFKAYSATGLSHRLPMLANLVISNVPGPQVPLYMAGAKMLTFHPMSIVVHGVALNITIQTYAGSVDFGLIADKQALPQMHELTQALQDAFEAGRELLRPIDKVTKATQNKRSRAKSIPV from the coding sequence ATGAAGACACTCAGCGGCCTTGACGCCTCTTTCCTTTACCTTGAGACACCCGAAATGCCGATGCACGTGGGTTCATTTTGTCTTTATGAACTGCCAGCCGACTTCAAGGGAACACTGCGCAAGGCGCTCCAGACGCATATTGCACAGCGCCTGCATCTGGCCGGCATCTTTAACCACAGGCTCGGCTTCATGCCACTGGATCTGGGACATCCGATCTGGGTTGCGGTTGAAGAGCTTGACCTTGACTTTCATATTCGACCGGTGAAGGGAAAAATCCTGACGTTGCGCCAGGCTGAGGCGGTCTGCGCCGAACTGCACATGCAGCTGATGGATCGCGAGCGCCCGTTGTGGGAATTCCATGTGTTTGAGCACATCAAACGTCCGGACGGCAGCCTGTGCGCGGGCGTGTACTCCAAGGTCCACCATGCCGCGCTGGACGGCAAGGCGGGAACCGTGCTGACCCATGCCATCATGGACATCAGCGCCACACCACGGGACGTGCCGCCGCCGGGCAAGGGACGCAGCGACGACGCGCAGCACGAACTCAAGATGGGCGACATGATTGGCGCGGTGTTTTCCAATTCGCTGGCGCAATACATGAAACTGATCAAGGCCATTCCCCAGACGGCGCGCGCCTTGGGCAGCACGCTGGTCAAGCAGTCGTTCAGTGGCACGGGCCAGAACAGGCGGCCCAAGTCACCGCTGCGCCTGGCCCCCATGACTGATTTCAACGTGGCGGTCACACGAGAACGCAGCTTTGGTACTGTCAGCCTGCCCTTTGCCGACTGCCGCGCCATGGCCAAAGCAGTCGGCGGGTCGTTCAACGACATTGTTTTATGGCTTTGTGCCACAGCGCTGCGAACTTACTTGAGTCAGCATGGCGGCATCCCGAAAAAATCATTGCTGGCCGCCATGCCGATCAGCCTGCGCGAAGATGGCAATCAAGACCTCAATACCCAGGCGTCGATGACGGTGGTGGAACTCGGAACGCAATATGCCAACCCGATGAAGCGCTTGAAAACCATCATGAGCTCCACCGCCAAGGTCAAAACTGCGATGCTTGACCTCAAAGGGGTTCTCCCCACCGATTACCCGTCCTTGCTCGCGCCCTGGATCGTTGGCGGCATTGCAAAAGCGGCTTTCAAAGCCTACAGTGCCACCGGTCTGTCGCACCGCTTGCCGATGCTGGCCAATCTGGTCATCAGCAATGTGCCCGGCCCGCAAGTGCCCTTGTACATGGCGGGCGCCAAAATGCTCACCTTCCATCCGATGTCGATTGTGGTCCATGGTGTCGCGCTCAACATCACGATCCAGACCTACGCCGGCTCCGTGGATTTTGGCCTGATTGCCGACAAACAGGCGCTGCCCCAGATGCACGAATTGACCCAGGCGTTACAAGACGCGTTTGAAGCGGGGCGAGAGCTGCTGAGGCCGATTGACAAGGTCACGAAGGCGACTCAAAACAAGAGATCACGCGCCAAATCGATACCCGTCTAA
- a CDS encoding chemotaxis protein CheW produces the protein METMQKKTANAFQSGTPAAKTVVDGGQYLTLRLGGEEYAIDILRVQEIRSYEEPTRMVNAPSFIKGVINLRGVIVPIVDLRLKLNIDKVEYNEFTVVIILNVRGTVIGAVVDSVSDVVTLTSQAIKAAPQFETAIDSRFITGLANIGDRMLIVMNMEALMSNAEMGMLAAVS, from the coding sequence ATGGAAACGATGCAAAAGAAAACCGCCAACGCCTTTCAATCGGGCACGCCTGCTGCTAAAACCGTGGTCGATGGCGGTCAATATCTCACGTTGCGGCTCGGCGGCGAAGAATATGCGATCGATATTTTGCGCGTGCAGGAAATCCGCTCCTATGAAGAGCCCACCCGCATGGTTAATGCGCCCTCGTTCATCAAGGGGGTGATCAATCTGCGTGGTGTCATCGTGCCGATTGTGGATCTACGCCTCAAGCTCAATATCGACAAGGTCGAGTACAACGAATTTACGGTGGTCATCATTTTGAATGTACGTGGCACGGTCATTGGCGCCGTGGTGGATTCGGTGTCGGATGTGGTCACGCTGACTTCGCAAGCCATCAAGGCGGCGCCACAATTTGAAACCGCCATTGACTCGCGCTTTATCACCGGTCTGGCCAATATTGGCGATCGCATGCTGATTGTGATGAACATGGAAGCCTTGATGAGCAATGCCGAGATGGGCATGCTGGCGGCAGTGTCCTGA
- a CDS encoding FAD-binding oxidoreductase, whose protein sequence is MNPLATSSALQADIQQRAVPAALIDALKKRFAERCTTALVVREQHGRDESSFEAPPPAAVVFAESTADVAFTVKMASDHGVPVIPFGVGTSLEGHLLAVQGGISLDVGRMNQVLSINAEDLTVTVQAGVTRKQLNEAVKSTGLFFPIDPGADATLGGMSATRASGTNAVRYGTMRENVLALEVVTAQGEIIHTGTRAKKSAAGYDLTRLLVGSEGTLGVITEVTVKLYPLPEAISAAICSFPSIEAAVRTTIQIIQMGIPIARVELIDANTVRMVNNYAKLGLREEPLLLMEFHGSPASVKEQAEMVQEIASESGSHAFEWATTPEERTRLWTARHNAYFAAIQSKPGCRAISTDTCVPISRLADCLLDSVAEADASGIPYFLVGHVGDGNFHFGYLIDPKQPEERNIAEKLNHALVARALALDGTCSGEHGVGLHKMDFLVTETGAGAVDMMRSIKKALDPKNIMNPGKIFIL, encoded by the coding sequence ATGAACCCTCTCGCCACGAGCTCAGCCCTGCAAGCAGACATCCAGCAACGCGCGGTGCCCGCCGCCCTCATTGACGCGCTGAAGAAACGCTTTGCCGAGCGCTGCACGACCGCTTTGGTGGTGCGCGAGCAGCACGGGCGCGATGAGTCGTCTTTTGAAGCACCGCCGCCAGCGGCCGTGGTGTTTGCCGAAAGCACGGCCGATGTCGCGTTCACCGTGAAAATGGCCAGCGACCATGGCGTTCCGGTCATTCCCTTTGGCGTCGGCACCTCGCTTGAAGGACATTTGCTGGCTGTACAGGGTGGCATCAGCCTTGACGTCGGTCGCATGAACCAGGTGCTGTCGATCAACGCCGAAGACCTGACGGTGACGGTGCAAGCGGGGGTCACGCGCAAGCAGCTCAATGAAGCAGTCAAGAGTACCGGCCTGTTTTTCCCGATTGACCCCGGCGCTGACGCCACCCTGGGCGGCATGAGTGCCACCCGCGCCAGCGGCACCAACGCCGTGCGCTACGGCACCATGCGCGAAAACGTGCTGGCGCTGGAAGTCGTCACGGCGCAAGGCGAGATCATCCACACCGGTACCCGCGCCAAGAAATCTGCGGCTGGCTATGACCTGACGCGCCTGCTGGTGGGCAGTGAGGGCACGCTGGGCGTGATCACCGAGGTCACCGTCAAGCTCTATCCCCTGCCCGAGGCGATCTCGGCGGCGATCTGCTCGTTTCCGAGCATCGAGGCGGCGGTACGCACCACCATCCAGATCATCCAGATGGGCATTCCCATTGCGCGCGTGGAACTGATTGACGCCAACACGGTGCGCATGGTCAACAACTACGCCAAATTGGGTCTGAGGGAAGAGCCCTTGCTGCTGATGGAGTTTCACGGCTCGCCCGCCAGTGTGAAAGAACAGGCTGAAATGGTGCAGGAGATTGCCAGCGAATCCGGCAGCCACGCATTTGAATGGGCCACCACGCCCGAAGAGCGCACCCGGCTGTGGACCGCGCGCCACAACGCCTACTTTGCCGCCATCCAGTCCAAGCCCGGTTGCCGCGCCATTTCAACCGACACTTGCGTGCCGATTTCCCGCCTGGCCGACTGCCTGCTGGACTCGGTGGCCGAGGCCGACGCCAGTGGCATCCCTTACTTTCTGGTCGGCCACGTCGGCGACGGCAACTTCCACTTTGGCTATCTGATCGATCCCAAGCAACCCGAAGAACGCAACATCGCCGAAAAGTTGAACCACGCCCTGGTGGCACGTGCCCTGGCGCTGGACGGCACCTGCAGTGGCGAGCACGGCGTGGGCCTGCACAAAATGGATTTTCTGGTGACGGAGACCGGCGCTGGCGCCGTGGACATGATGCGCAGCATCAAAAAAGCACTGGATCCGAAGAACATCATGAATCCGGGCAAAATCTTTATACTATAA
- a CDS encoding cob(I)yrinic acid a,c-diamide adenosyltransferase — MGQRLTQIATRTGDNGTTGLGDNTRVSKDSLRVHAMGDVDELNSNIGVLLCEAMPQGVRTLLVEIQHQLFNLGGELSIPGFELLKPEAVLALDAALAEHNEALPRLQEFILPAGTRAASLAHVCRTVARRAERAVVALEGQESLKDTPRQYLNRLSDLMFVLARVLNRYRTDGSVGDDVYWKSEKLARASAD; from the coding sequence ATGGGACAAAGACTGACGCAAATTGCCACCCGCACCGGCGACAACGGCACCACCGGGCTGGGGGACAACACCCGCGTGTCAAAAGACAGCCTGCGTGTGCACGCCATGGGCGACGTGGATGAACTCAACTCCAACATTGGTGTGTTGCTGTGCGAAGCCATGCCGCAGGGTGTGCGCACCCTGTTGGTGGAAATCCAGCACCAGCTGTTCAACCTGGGTGGCGAGCTCTCCATCCCCGGTTTTGAGCTGCTCAAGCCCGAGGCGGTGCTGGCGCTCGATGCCGCGCTGGCCGAGCACAACGAAGCACTGCCACGGCTGCAGGAGTTCATCCTGCCTGCGGGTACGCGCGCGGCCTCCCTGGCCCATGTGTGCCGCACGGTGGCGCGCCGCGCCGAGCGCGCGGTGGTGGCGCTCGAAGGGCAGGAGAGCCTGAAAGACACGCCGCGCCAGTACCTCAACCGCTTGAGCGACCTGATGTTTGTGCTGGCCCGCGTGCTCAACCGCTATCGCACCGATGGCAGCGTCGGCGATGACGTGTACTGGAAGAGCGAAAAGCTGGCGCGAGCGTCTGCCGATTGA
- a CDS encoding 6-phosphofructokinase, with amino-acid sequence MTNSIRRIAVNTGGGDAPGLNAVIQSVMIAAANRGWECYGIRDGFNGILFPERYPQGGVVRLTRDKVRGIGHLGGTILGTTNKGDPLHFPITLPDGSTREIDRSDEILTYFATHQIDALVAIGGDGSLTIANALHQKGLRVVGVPKTIDNDLDKTFTTFGFDTAVGFATECLDRLHSTAESHQRVMVVEVMGRYAGWIALHSGIAGNAHVILMPEISFDLEQVAAKIRARDAEGRLYSIVLVAEGAQPGDGHRELAAPAEAGHAERLGGIGERVGRALAERTGKDTRVVVLGHLLRGGSPTAFDRLAALRFGAAAVRALDEGQSGIMVSLGLTGVDYVALEEVAGHMKAVPLDSDTLQTGRDLGICFGD; translated from the coding sequence ATGACAAACTCAATCCGGCGTATTGCCGTTAACACCGGCGGCGGTGACGCCCCCGGCCTCAACGCCGTCATCCAGTCGGTGATGATTGCCGCTGCCAACCGGGGCTGGGAGTGCTACGGCATCCGTGATGGTTTTAATGGCATCTTGTTTCCAGAGCGCTACCCGCAAGGCGGCGTGGTCCGGCTGACACGCGACAAGGTGCGCGGCATCGGGCATCTGGGGGGCACCATCCTGGGCACCACCAACAAAGGTGACCCTCTGCATTTTCCGATCACACTGCCCGACGGGAGTACGCGGGAGATTGACCGCTCGGACGAAATTTTGACCTATTTCGCCACCCACCAGATTGACGCGTTGGTGGCTATCGGCGGCGACGGCTCACTCACCATTGCGAATGCACTGCACCAGAAAGGCCTGCGTGTGGTGGGCGTGCCCAAGACCATCGACAACGACCTGGACAAGACCTTTACCACCTTCGGTTTTGACACGGCGGTGGGCTTTGCCACCGAGTGCTTGGACCGCCTGCACAGTACGGCCGAGAGCCACCAGCGCGTGATGGTGGTCGAAGTGATGGGGCGCTATGCCGGCTGGATCGCCCTGCACTCGGGCATTGCGGGCAATGCGCACGTCATTTTGATGCCCGAGATCAGCTTCGATCTGGAGCAGGTGGCGGCCAAGATTCGCGCGCGTGACGCCGAAGGGCGGCTGTATTCCATTGTGCTGGTGGCCGAAGGGGCGCAGCCGGGCGACGGACACCGCGAGTTGGCGGCCCCGGCCGAGGCGGGCCATGCCGAGCGTCTGGGTGGTATTGGCGAGCGTGTCGGCCGGGCGCTGGCCGAGCGCACCGGCAAAGACACGCGTGTGGTGGTGCTGGGGCATTTGCTGCGCGGTGGCAGCCCGACCGCCTTCGACCGGCTGGCGGCCCTGCGTTTTGGTGCGGCAGCGGTGCGCGCGCTGGACGAAGGGCAGTCCGGCATCATGGTGTCTCTGGGCTTGACCGGCGTCGATTACGTCGCGCTGGAAGAAGTGGCGGGCCACATGAAGGCGGTGCCGCTGGACAGTGACACGCTACAAACCGGACGTGATCTGGGGATTTGTTTTGGCGATTGA
- a CDS encoding methyl-accepting chemotaxis protein produces MKLDNMKIATRLILGFGTLGLLIAFMGAVAQFKVSMMNQLFAQVIAERIPKIVLINDIKGDVTLIADALRNMIILSDTDKITKEGARIPAARARIGERLKQLDTQITEAQGRAVLAKVTATRSQYDPLEAETMDLAAGGQVFEAKAMLLDKVRPAQQAYFEALDGLLKYQNTLLDQSTAATQTAAASMPLVIGATLVIALAVGILLAVWIIRSITRPILQAVQLARGVAAGDLSMQFDASGKNEISQLLQALKEMQTGLVQVVCKVLQGAQSVSSASAEIAQGNHDLSARTESQASSLEETTASMEELNSNVKHNADSAAQANQLAMNASTVAVTGGQVVAQVVQTMKGINDASKKISDIISVIDGIAFQTNILALNAAVEAARAGEQGRGFAVVASEVRSLAGRSADAAKEIKSLINASVERVEQGSTLVDQAGATMTEVVSAIRRVTDIMSEISAASHQQSAGVSQVGEAVNQMDQVTQQNAALVEEMAAAASSLRTQAQDLVQVVAVFKLGTDDGQRVAPPQALREGSPRALLR; encoded by the coding sequence ATGAAACTCGACAATATGAAAATTGCTACTCGGCTCATTCTCGGGTTTGGCACATTGGGTTTGTTGATTGCCTTTATGGGCGCAGTCGCGCAGTTCAAGGTCAGCATGATGAACCAGCTGTTTGCCCAGGTCATTGCGGAACGCATCCCAAAAATCGTCTTGATCAACGACATCAAGGGCGACGTCACCTTGATCGCCGATGCGCTGCGCAACATGATCATCCTGAGCGACACGGACAAGATCACCAAGGAAGGCGCCCGTATCCCGGCCGCCCGTGCCCGCATCGGTGAGCGGCTCAAACAGCTGGACACACAGATTACCGAGGCCCAAGGCAGGGCCGTGCTGGCCAAAGTGACAGCGACCCGCAGTCAATACGATCCGCTGGAGGCCGAGACCATGGACCTGGCCGCTGGCGGACAGGTGTTTGAGGCCAAGGCCATGCTGCTAGACAAAGTGCGCCCGGCACAACAGGCCTATTTTGAAGCGCTCGACGGCTTGCTCAAGTACCAGAACACACTGCTCGATCAGTCCACGGCCGCTACACAGACGGCGGCGGCGAGCATGCCGCTGGTAATTGGTGCCACGCTGGTGATTGCTTTGGCGGTGGGTATCTTGCTGGCGGTCTGGATTATTCGCTCCATTACCCGTCCGATCCTGCAAGCGGTGCAACTCGCTCGCGGTGTGGCGGCAGGCGACCTGAGCATGCAGTTTGACGCCAGCGGCAAAAACGAAATTTCACAATTGCTGCAGGCGCTCAAGGAGATGCAAACCGGCTTGGTGCAAGTTGTCTGCAAGGTGCTCCAGGGAGCCCAAAGCGTCTCCAGCGCCAGCGCCGAGATTGCGCAGGGCAACCATGACCTGTCGGCGCGCACGGAATCCCAGGCCAGTTCACTGGAAGAAACCACCGCGTCGATGGAAGAGCTCAACTCCAACGTCAAGCACAACGCCGACAGCGCCGCCCAGGCCAACCAGCTCGCCATGAATGCATCTACCGTGGCGGTCACAGGAGGTCAGGTCGTGGCGCAAGTGGTGCAGACCATGAAAGGCATTAACGACGCGTCGAAAAAAATCTCGGACATCATCAGCGTCATTGACGGCATCGCCTTTCAAACCAACATCCTGGCGCTCAACGCTGCCGTGGAAGCCGCCCGCGCCGGTGAGCAGGGTCGCGGTTTTGCCGTGGTGGCAAGCGAAGTGCGCAGCCTGGCCGGGCGCTCGGCCGATGCGGCCAAAGAGATCAAGTCCTTGATCAATGCCAGTGTCGAGCGGGTCGAGCAGGGCTCCACTTTGGTCGACCAGGCTGGAGCCACCATGACCGAGGTGGTCAGCGCCATCCGGCGAGTCACCGACATCATGAGCGAGATCAGTGCAGCCAGCCATCAGCAGAGTGCCGGCGTGTCGCAAGTGGGCGAGGCGGTGAACCAAATGGATCAGGTGACACAGCAAAATGCTGCACTGGTCGAAGAGATGGCGGCGGCGGCGAGCAGCCTCAGAACCCAGGCGCAGGACCTGGTGCAAGTGGTCGCTGTTTTCAAGCTCGGCACCGATGACGGTCAGCGTGTCGCGCCGCCACAGGCCTTGCGTGAAGGCTCGCCTCGTGCTTTACTCAGATGA
- a CDS encoding TRAP transporter large permease — MNAAIIFVLLLVLMLTGMPISISLGLTVLTFLFGFTHVPLESVALKLFTGIEKFEIMAIPFFILAGNFLTHGGVAKRMINFASSMVGHWYGGLGLAGVMACALFAAVSGSSPATVVAIGSILLPAMTKAGFPKSFGAGVITTSGALGILIPPSIVMVMYSVATNTSVGALFMAGVVPGIALACVLGGVTWYRAKKFNYPRLPKATWAERFKAFKTSAWGLLLIVIVMGGIYTGMFTPTEAAAMSAVYAFVVAVFVYKDMRLKDVPKVLLNSANMSAMLLYIITNAVLFSFIMTNENIPQALADWMLGNGLGMVTFLLAVNVMLLLAGNFMEPSSIVLIFAPILFPVAMKLGIDPVHFGIIMVVNMEVGMCHPPVGLNLYVASGITKMGITELTVAVWPWLLAMLGFLVLVTYWPPLSTWFPRMLGMM; from the coding sequence ATGAATGCCGCCATTATTTTTGTCCTCTTGCTGGTGCTCATGCTCACCGGCATGCCAATCTCGATTTCACTCGGCTTGACCGTTCTGACCTTTTTGTTTGGCTTTACCCATGTGCCGCTGGAGTCGGTGGCGCTCAAGCTCTTTACCGGCATTGAAAAGTTCGAGATCATGGCGATCCCGTTCTTCATCCTGGCGGGTAACTTTTTGACCCACGGCGGCGTGGCCAAGCGCATGATCAACTTTGCCTCCAGCATGGTCGGCCACTGGTATGGAGGCCTGGGCCTGGCCGGTGTGATGGCTTGTGCCCTGTTTGCGGCGGTGTCGGGTTCCTCGCCCGCCACGGTGGTGGCGATCGGCTCGATCTTGCTGCCGGCCATGACCAAAGCGGGTTTTCCGAAAAGCTTCGGTGCCGGCGTCATCACCACTTCCGGCGCGCTGGGCATTCTGATTCCGCCTTCGATCGTGATGGTCATGTATTCGGTGGCGACCAACACCTCGGTTGGCGCGCTGTTCATGGCCGGCGTGGTACCTGGCATCGCACTGGCCTGCGTGTTGGGCGGGGTCACCTGGTATCGGGCCAAGAAGTTCAACTACCCGCGTCTGCCCAAGGCAACCTGGGCCGAGCGCTTCAAGGCTTTCAAGACCTCGGCCTGGGGCTTGCTGCTGATCGTGATCGTGATGGGCGGCATTTACACCGGCATGTTCACGCCGACTGAAGCGGCGGCCATGAGCGCGGTCTATGCGTTTGTGGTGGCGGTGTTTGTCTACAAAGACATGAGGCTCAAGGACGTGCCCAAAGTGTTGCTCAACTCGGCCAACATGTCGGCGATGCTGCTCTACATCATCACCAACGCCGTGCTGTTCTCGTTCATTATGACCAATGAGAACATTCCGCAGGCGCTGGCCGACTGGATGCTGGGCAACGGCCTGGGCATGGTGACCTTCTTGCTGGCCGTGAACGTGATGCTGCTGCTGGCGGGCAACTTCATGGAGCCCTCCAGCATAGTGCTGATCTTCGCGCCGATCTTGTTCCCGGTGGCGATGAAGCTGGGCATTGACCCGGTGCACTTTGGCATCATCATGGTGGTGAACATGGAAGTGGGCATGTGCCACCCGCCGGTGGGCCTGAACCTGTATGTGGCCTCCGGCATCACCAAGATGGGGATTACCGAGCTGACGGTGGCGGTCTGGCCGTGGCTGCTGGCGATGCTGGGCTTCCTGGTGCTGGTGACCTACTGGCCGCCCTTGTCAACCTGGTTCCCACGCATGCTGGGAATGATGTAG
- a CDS encoding TRAP transporter small permease yields the protein MKFLDHLEEWLVTFLMGAATLIIFVAVVHRYAAGLPIPGVQDWLLSLSLSWAQELTIIMFVWMAKFGAAYGVRTGIHVGVDVLINRMQDKMKSKFIVFGLCAGALFTGIVATLGATFVWDNGAHHAWFNLLGLSVEGIPEGPTTPDLEMPTWMVYSAVPLGTSLMCFRFLQVMVNFLKTGELPHHDHGHVEGLEAETPPVDFNPLAMDDNLHPSDLQNKEGDSK from the coding sequence ATGAAATTTCTTGATCACCTGGAAGAGTGGCTGGTCACCTTCCTGATGGGCGCTGCGACGCTGATCATCTTTGTGGCGGTGGTACACCGCTACGCCGCTGGCCTGCCGATACCCGGCGTGCAAGACTGGCTCTTGTCCCTCTCCTTGAGCTGGGCGCAGGAGCTGACCATCATCATGTTTGTCTGGATGGCCAAGTTTGGCGCCGCCTATGGCGTGCGCACCGGCATTCACGTCGGGGTGGACGTGCTGATCAACCGCATGCAAGACAAGATGAAGAGCAAATTCATCGTCTTCGGGCTGTGTGCGGGCGCCCTGTTTACCGGCATTGTGGCCACCCTGGGTGCCACTTTTGTCTGGGACAACGGCGCGCACCATGCCTGGTTCAACCTGTTGGGTTTGTCCGTAGAAGGCATACCCGAAGGTCCCACTACGCCGGACCTGGAGATGCCAACCTGGATGGTTTACAGCGCCGTGCCGCTGGGAACCAGCCTGATGTGTTTCCGGTTTTTGCAGGTCATGGTCAATTTTCTTAAAACCGGCGAACTGCCGCACCACGACCACGGCCATGTCGAGGGTCTGGAAGCCGAAACACCCCCGGTCGACTTCAACCCGCTTGCCATGGATGACAACCTGCACCCTTCTGATTTGCAGAACAAAGAAGGGGATTCGAAATGA
- a CDS encoding TRAP transporter substrate-binding protein: protein MKLKLVLASALLAIGLSASAQTVIKFSHVVAVDTPKGQAALFFAKKAGELTKGKVKVEVYANSALYKDKEEMEALQIGSVQMLAPSLAKFGPLGVKEFEAFDLPFIFDDTADLHKITQGPVGAGLLAKLDARGIHGLAFWDNGFKAFSANTPLKTPADFKGKKFRIQSSKVLEEEIRSVGGIPQVMAFSEVYQALQTGVVDGTENPISNFYTQKMHEVQKHLSITNHGYLGYAVIVNKKFWDGLPADIRGELEQAMKEATVYANQIAQEENDKALDGVKKSGKTTVYVPTKEERLALKKAMAPVHTKMADRVGKDTLQQIYKATGFDPAKL, encoded by the coding sequence ATGAAATTGAAATTGGTCCTTGCCAGTGCTTTGCTGGCCATCGGTTTGAGCGCAAGTGCCCAGACCGTCATCAAGTTCAGCCACGTCGTTGCGGTCGATACACCCAAGGGCCAGGCAGCTTTGTTCTTCGCCAAAAAGGCGGGCGAGCTGACCAAAGGCAAGGTCAAGGTCGAGGTCTATGCCAACAGCGCCTTGTACAAAGACAAGGAAGAAATGGAAGCGCTGCAAATCGGCTCAGTGCAAATGCTCGCGCCTTCACTCGCCAAGTTTGGCCCATTGGGAGTGAAAGAGTTTGAAGCTTTTGACCTGCCTTTCATCTTTGATGACACGGCCGATTTGCACAAGATCACTCAAGGCCCGGTCGGTGCTGGTTTGCTGGCCAAGCTCGACGCCAGAGGCATTCATGGCCTGGCGTTCTGGGACAACGGTTTCAAGGCTTTCTCGGCCAACACACCGCTCAAAACACCAGCTGACTTCAAGGGCAAAAAATTCCGCATTCAGTCTTCCAAGGTGCTGGAAGAAGAAATTCGCTCGGTCGGCGGCATTCCGCAGGTGATGGCATTCTCAGAGGTTTATCAAGCGCTGCAAACCGGCGTGGTCGATGGCACAGAAAACCCGATCTCGAACTTCTATACGCAAAAAATGCATGAAGTGCAGAAGCATCTCTCGATCACCAATCATGGCTACCTTGGCTATGCAGTGATCGTGAACAAGAAGTTCTGGGACGGCCTGCCCGCTGACATTCGCGGCGAGCTGGAACAGGCGATGAAAGAAGCCACCGTTTATGCCAACCAGATTGCCCAGGAAGAAAACGACAAGGCACTTGACGGCGTGAAGAAGAGCGGCAAAACCACCGTTTACGTGCCCACCAAAGAAGAGCGCCTGGCCCTGAAGAAAGCCATGGCCCCGGTGCACACCAAAATGGCCGATCGCGTTGGCAAGGACACGCTGCAACAAATCTACAAAGCCACTGGCTTTGACCCGGCCAAGCTCTAA